The Neodiprion fabricii isolate iyNeoFabr1 chromosome 4, iyNeoFabr1.1, whole genome shotgun sequence genome window below encodes:
- the LOC124179304 gene encoding cuticle protein 19.8-like isoform X1 yields the protein MACKLIMFTGLLAVAHGGIIGGGIVGSPAAVAVAQPATVVRTEDYDPNPQYSYSYSVADGLTGDNKAQEETRNGDVVQGSYSLVEPDGSRRTVSYAADPVNGFNAVVQKDPAISVKTVSAPGPLLGQTLVTGPQQIIRHPILTGAAGPAVVTTASGSLLRQSAVLAGGQVLRQSLVAGEPVLRQSVITAPSITSQNIISAPSVNGGVVATAPLAYGIGLGLRAGSLYGAHPVLQSAYGTGAILKVH from the exons ATGGCTTGCAAA CTGATAATGTTCACCGGCCTGCTCGCCGTAGCTCATGGAGGAATAATTGGCGGAGGCATCGTTGGATCTCCAGCTGCTGTGGCTGTGGCACAACCTGCAACCGTCGTTCGCACGGAAGACTACGATCCCAATCCTCAGTACAGCTACAGCTACAGCGTTGCTGACGGCCTGACCG GCGATAACAAGGCCCAGGAGGAAACGCGCAACGGAGATGTTGTCCAGGGTAGCTACAGCCTCGTCGAACCCGACGGCTCTCGAAGGACCGTATCCTACGCCGCTGACCCGGTCAACGGATTCAATGCCGTGGTCCAAAAGGACCCTGCCATTTCAGTTAAGACCGTCTCTGCGCCGGGGCCGCTTTTGGGACAAACCCTCGTCACAGGACCCCAGCAAATCATCCGGCATCCGATACTGACCGGGGCCGCTGGGCCAGCGGTGGTGACCACTGCTTCCGGATCGCTACTCCGTCAATCG GCTGTACTCGCCGGCGGTCAGGTGCTCCGGCAGTCGCTGGTGGCCGGTGAACCCGTACTTCGTCAGTCAGTGATAACGGCGCCCTCCATCACGTCTCAGAACATCATTAGTGCCCCGTCCGTCAACGGTGGTGTCGTTGCCACCGCACCGCTGGCCTACGGCATCGGACTGGGACTTAGGGCCGGATCTCTTTATGGTGCCCATCCTGTTCTCCAGTCTGCCTACGGAACTGGAGCTATACTGAAGGTTCACTAA
- the LOC124179304 gene encoding cuticle protein 19.8-like isoform X2, translating to MFTGLLAVAHGGIIGGGIVGSPAAVAVAQPATVVRTEDYDPNPQYSYSYSVADGLTGDNKAQEETRNGDVVQGSYSLVEPDGSRRTVSYAADPVNGFNAVVQKDPAISVKTVSAPGPLLGQTLVTGPQQIIRHPILTGAAGPAVVTTASGSLLRQSAVLAGGQVLRQSLVAGEPVLRQSVITAPSITSQNIISAPSVNGGVVATAPLAYGIGLGLRAGSLYGAHPVLQSAYGTGAILKVH from the exons ATGTTCACCGGCCTGCTCGCCGTAGCTCATGGAGGAATAATTGGCGGAGGCATCGTTGGATCTCCAGCTGCTGTGGCTGTGGCACAACCTGCAACCGTCGTTCGCACGGAAGACTACGATCCCAATCCTCAGTACAGCTACAGCTACAGCGTTGCTGACGGCCTGACCG GCGATAACAAGGCCCAGGAGGAAACGCGCAACGGAGATGTTGTCCAGGGTAGCTACAGCCTCGTCGAACCCGACGGCTCTCGAAGGACCGTATCCTACGCCGCTGACCCGGTCAACGGATTCAATGCCGTGGTCCAAAAGGACCCTGCCATTTCAGTTAAGACCGTCTCTGCGCCGGGGCCGCTTTTGGGACAAACCCTCGTCACAGGACCCCAGCAAATCATCCGGCATCCGATACTGACCGGGGCCGCTGGGCCAGCGGTGGTGACCACTGCTTCCGGATCGCTACTCCGTCAATCG GCTGTACTCGCCGGCGGTCAGGTGCTCCGGCAGTCGCTGGTGGCCGGTGAACCCGTACTTCGTCAGTCAGTGATAACGGCGCCCTCCATCACGTCTCAGAACATCATTAGTGCCCCGTCCGTCAACGGTGGTGTCGTTGCCACCGCACCGCTGGCCTACGGCATCGGACTGGGACTTAGGGCCGGATCTCTTTATGGTGCCCATCCTGTTCTCCAGTCTGCCTACGGAACTGGAGCTATACTGAAGGTTCACTAA